A window of the Terriglobia bacterium genome harbors these coding sequences:
- a CDS encoding LysR family transcriptional regulator: MTRYTPRPRRLGVKAKVWLTIGPRTLFGDGKADLLDAVDRLGSLRSAAESMGMSYRHAWGWLRELDEAAGFAFLEHTGTGPRTNLRLTDDGRQFIADYRRFRKTLNRAIDARFHRVFHG; encoded by the coding sequence ATGACGCGTTATACGCCGCGACCCCGGCGTCTCGGTGTCAAAGCGAAGGTCTGGCTGACGATCGGTCCGCGTACGCTGTTTGGGGACGGCAAGGCTGACCTGCTCGATGCAGTCGACAGGCTGGGATCGCTGCGGAGCGCTGCGGAGAGCATGGGCATGTCGTACAGGCATGCGTGGGGATGGCTGCGCGAATTGGACGAGGCCGCCGGATTTGCTTTTCTCGAGCACACCGGGACAGGTCCGCGAACCAACCTGCGGCTCACGGACGACGGTCGCCAGTTTATTGCTGACTATCGCCGGTTCCGCAAGACGTTGAATCGAGCGATAGATGCGAGATTCCACCGCGTCTTTCATGGCTGA
- a CDS encoding acyl-CoA dehydrogenase family protein, protein MSIASKEVSLAASLIERAKSVGQLADRHADEGDKLGRLAEPVVEALHREGLLGMWVPRSVAGGAELDPVSSLQVLASVAYGDPSAGWVLMAASLAIGTGAAYLEDSAVNEMFSGNHLPVIAGQGTRPGKAIPAPGGFMLSGSWSFASGIKHGTHIHTLGIIESTGEPRIFVLPVGNATLIDNWDVMGLRATGSIDYQIDNVFVPEAYTHFAVTETPKRGGALYTLGIIGFAVICHSGWACGIGRRMLDELAALVRSKIGRGGSMAGSDAFQEDYAKAEMTYRSAKALVYESWEDVATTLRNGDKLSVRQNTLIRMAMAHATWSAQEVSAFVYKTAGTVALRAGTLQRLFRDMQAGTQHITSAPAVIRATGRELSGLASGKRWLFLDLVDAE, encoded by the coding sequence ATGTCGATTGCTTCCAAAGAAGTTTCACTGGCAGCATCCCTGATCGAGCGCGCGAAATCCGTGGGCCAGCTAGCCGACCGCCACGCGGACGAAGGCGACAAGCTCGGCCGGCTCGCCGAACCGGTGGTTGAGGCACTGCATCGGGAAGGCCTCCTCGGTATGTGGGTGCCGCGCTCCGTCGCCGGAGGTGCGGAGCTCGATCCCGTTTCTTCGCTTCAGGTGTTGGCAAGCGTTGCCTATGGCGATCCCTCGGCCGGCTGGGTCTTGATGGCGGCGTCGCTCGCGATCGGAACCGGAGCGGCCTACCTCGAAGACAGTGCGGTAAACGAAATGTTTTCCGGCAACCACCTTCCTGTCATCGCGGGACAAGGCACGCGGCCGGGTAAGGCAATTCCAGCGCCGGGCGGCTTCATGCTCAGCGGGTCATGGAGTTTCGCGTCGGGCATCAAGCACGGTACGCATATTCATACTCTCGGCATCATCGAATCGACAGGCGAGCCGCGTATTTTTGTGCTTCCCGTGGGAAATGCGACTCTCATCGACAACTGGGATGTGATGGGCTTGCGGGCAACGGGCAGTATCGACTACCAAATCGACAACGTCTTCGTACCGGAGGCCTACACGCATTTCGCAGTGACCGAGACGCCTAAACGAGGCGGCGCCCTCTATACACTCGGAATTATCGGATTCGCGGTCATCTGCCACTCGGGCTGGGCCTGCGGTATCGGCCGACGCATGCTCGACGAGTTGGCCGCCCTCGTTCGATCCAAGATCGGGCGCGGCGGCTCGATGGCCGGCAGCGATGCGTTTCAGGAAGACTACGCGAAGGCCGAGATGACCTACCGGTCCGCGAAGGCCCTGGTATACGAAAGCTGGGAAGACGTGGCGACTACCTTGCGCAACGGAGACAAGCTCTCCGTCCGGCAAAATACATTGATCCGGATGGCGATGGCCCACGCCACATGGTCGGCTCAGGAAGTCTCCGCCTTTGTCTACAAGACGGCGGGAACCGTCGCCTTGCGCGCCGGCACCCTGCAGCGTCTCTTCCGCGACATGCAGGCCGGCACCCAACACATCACTTCGGCTCCCGCGGTCATACGCGCCACGGGCCGCGAGCTTTCGGGTCTCGCTTCCGGCAAACGCTGGCTCTTCCTCGACCTGGTGGACGCGGAGTAG
- a CDS encoding TIGR03435 family protein, producing MKQAFIIAWAVLTAATGASQAPASRLTFEVAAIRAASFPTPQTFQSGQFRVGTRIDGASLDFEFVTLADLVPYAYRVKSFQVAGPDWMRQLRWNIQAKLPAGSSRDQVPEMMQALLADRFKLTFHREQRQQPVYELVTRGEPKLEPAAQSVDDTAADNSGGISPGFGPFGIFQPGPQGRGAAPPDGASRDGRGGFLAGGITGNGTRISMGSNCSIHLEFDNLSMPNLADTLTTFLDRPVVDKTEMKGAYKLAMDFPIEAMLGMMQNTIGNFGFPAGQGNRGGFAGGRGFGPGGGAGAPGGGPLAGCIDPSVFAAGGAGASSAAIFKEVQKLGFYLQPEKEPFDTVIVDHLEKAPTEN from the coding sequence ATGAAGCAGGCATTTATCATTGCGTGGGCGGTGTTGACGGCGGCCACAGGAGCGTCGCAAGCCCCTGCATCGCGGCTGACCTTTGAAGTCGCGGCTATACGCGCGGCAAGTTTTCCGACTCCTCAGACATTCCAGTCGGGGCAATTTCGGGTAGGCACCAGGATTGACGGCGCGAGCCTGGATTTTGAGTTTGTAACGCTGGCGGATCTGGTGCCTTACGCATACCGCGTGAAATCCTTCCAGGTTGCCGGACCGGATTGGATGCGTCAATTGAGGTGGAACATCCAGGCTAAACTGCCGGCCGGTTCTTCGCGGGACCAGGTGCCGGAAATGATGCAAGCGCTTCTGGCCGATCGATTCAAGCTGACGTTTCATCGCGAGCAGCGGCAGCAGCCCGTGTACGAATTGGTGACGAGAGGCGAGCCCAAGCTGGAGCCTGCGGCGCAATCCGTGGACGATACGGCTGCCGATAATTCCGGTGGCATTTCGCCCGGTTTCGGCCCCTTCGGAATTTTCCAGCCCGGACCTCAGGGGCGTGGAGCAGCGCCTCCGGATGGAGCCTCGAGGGACGGAAGAGGCGGGTTCCTTGCGGGAGGGATCACAGGCAACGGCACGCGTATCTCAATGGGATCCAATTGCAGTATCCACCTGGAGTTCGACAATTTGTCGATGCCGAACCTGGCAGATACGCTCACCACGTTTCTGGACCGGCCGGTGGTGGATAAGACCGAAATGAAGGGCGCTTATAAGCTCGCGATGGATTTTCCAATCGAAGCGATGCTCGGGATGATGCAAAACACGATTGGCAACTTTGGATTTCCGGCCGGACAAGGCAACCGGGGCGGCTTCGCCGGAGGCCGGGGCTTTGGGCCCGGAGGTGGAGCCGGCGCTCCGGGAGGCGGACCGCTGGCCGGCTGTATCGACCCCTCGGTATTCGCCGCGGGAGGCGCTGGTGCCTCGAGTGCCGCGATCTTTAAGGAAGTTCAAAAGCTGGGATTCTACCTCCAACCGGAGAAGGAACCCTTTGATACCGTCATCGTCGACCACCTGGAAAAAGCGCCCACTGAGAATTGA
- a CDS encoding substrate-binding domain-containing protein — MWNKAILLILCVGLASVAEAQTPNCVPLSNQQMIIYRAGSLTRAFQELEKVFTCRTGVQVEDFPMGSVDAGRQITAGGHAADLYAPADYLDIDLFMKPAGYSDFNIVFAQGRMVLAYSASGLSGKKLPPITAPGSAPFHSPASIPKAAPNWYEILTTPGVAIGGGNWFLDPGAYRAPMMFQLAAEYYKVPNLYNNLLEHLVIMGQDSGAVLGKQFDFQFTYEHNARFTAAGNPDYRYVDLPDEINLSDPAKDAYYRQHAIVVLPGLGTSRSAHTIPVPGAHVAWGITLLKDALNRQNAIKFLELLLSPEGTSALKKNGPDPLSAAIVSAEDFRNLPEPLRPLVRQVRR, encoded by the coding sequence ATGTGGAATAAAGCGATCCTTCTCATCCTTTGCGTGGGCCTGGCATCGGTTGCCGAAGCTCAGACGCCGAACTGCGTGCCGCTTTCGAACCAGCAAATGATCATTTACCGCGCCGGCAGTCTGACGCGCGCATTCCAGGAGTTGGAGAAAGTCTTTACGTGTCGGACCGGGGTTCAGGTGGAGGATTTTCCGATGGGCAGCGTTGACGCCGGCCGGCAGATCACTGCGGGAGGGCACGCCGCCGACCTGTATGCCCCGGCCGACTATCTGGATATCGACCTGTTCATGAAGCCTGCAGGCTATTCGGATTTCAACATCGTGTTCGCGCAGGGCAGGATGGTGCTGGCCTACTCGGCAAGCGGTTTATCCGGGAAGAAACTGCCTCCGATCACCGCTCCCGGCAGTGCTCCCTTTCATTCACCGGCGTCCATTCCCAAAGCAGCACCCAATTGGTATGAAATTCTCACCACGCCGGGTGTGGCCATCGGAGGCGGCAACTGGTTTCTGGATCCCGGAGCTTACCGGGCGCCGATGATGTTCCAACTTGCGGCGGAGTATTACAAAGTTCCGAACTTGTATAACAACCTGTTGGAGCATCTGGTGATCATGGGCCAGGATTCCGGCGCCGTTCTCGGCAAGCAGTTTGATTTTCAGTTCACCTATGAACACAATGCCCGCTTTACTGCGGCGGGCAACCCCGACTATCGGTATGTGGACCTTCCCGATGAGATCAATCTCTCAGATCCGGCAAAGGACGCCTATTACCGGCAGCACGCCATCGTGGTTCTGCCGGGCCTCGGGACATCCCGGAGCGCCCACACGATTCCTGTCCCGGGCGCTCACGTCGCCTGGGGTATTACCTTGCTCAAAGATGCGCTTAACAGGCAGAACGCGATTAAATTCCTTGAGTTGCTGCTGAGCCCGGAAGGGACTTCGGCGCTGAAAAAGAACGGTCCCGATCCGCTTTCTGCCGCCATCGTCAGTGCGGAGGACTTTCGAAACCTTCCAGAGCCACTGCGCCCGCTTGTGCGGCAAGTCCGCAGATAA
- a CDS encoding YdiU family protein, producing MSTPTSRDLFCFDNSYARNLNGFYVPWKPAAVSAPRMLRFNDTLARELGLETQALNSAYGARIFSGTEIVAGSEPLAQAYAGHQFGGFVPELGDGRAVLLGEVIDLQGHRRDIALKGSGRTPFSRGGDGKAAVGPMLREYIIGEAMQALGIPTTRALAVVSTGEDVIREQILPGAVLARVAASHVRVGTFQYFAARGDIDKVRTLAEYVIDRHDPDLARRPDRYLALLRAVALRQARLIAQWMLNGFIHGVMNTDNMAISGETIDYGPCAFMEAYTPRAVFSSIDRQGRYAYGNQPAIAQWNLARFAETLLPLIAPEDPDRAVPAATGVLQMFVEGYESHWLSGMRAKLGLQEAAEGDRELANDWLTLLEAQNVDFVLAWRRLGDAAAGNVKSLDELFRDGRTLGDWIDRWRIRAAQESIDAEARKEAMHRVNPLYIARNHRVEEALAAASDRSDLKLFERLLEVIANPFEERPELEIYAQPASPEVTASYKTFCGT from the coding sequence ATGAGCACACCCACTTCACGCGATCTGTTTTGCTTCGACAATAGCTACGCCCGAAACTTGAACGGTTTCTATGTCCCCTGGAAACCTGCGGCAGTGTCAGCGCCGCGGATGTTGCGATTCAACGACACTCTTGCTCGCGAGTTGGGTCTTGAAACGCAGGCCTTGAACTCGGCTTATGGCGCTCGGATATTTTCTGGAACCGAAATTGTCGCGGGATCGGAGCCATTGGCGCAGGCGTATGCGGGCCACCAATTCGGTGGCTTCGTACCGGAGCTTGGCGACGGGCGGGCTGTTCTGCTAGGCGAGGTGATCGACCTGCAGGGACATCGCCGGGATATCGCTCTTAAAGGGTCTGGCCGAACTCCCTTTTCTCGCGGCGGAGATGGCAAGGCTGCGGTTGGTCCGATGCTTCGCGAGTACATCATCGGCGAAGCCATGCAGGCTTTGGGCATCCCTACTACACGGGCACTCGCGGTTGTCAGCACGGGGGAAGATGTCATCCGGGAACAGATTTTGCCAGGCGCTGTGCTCGCGCGCGTCGCGGCAAGCCACGTGCGCGTCGGGACATTTCAGTACTTTGCCGCACGAGGGGACATCGACAAGGTTCGCACTCTCGCCGAGTATGTGATTGACCGCCACGATCCGGATCTGGCGAGGCGGCCCGACCGCTATCTGGCCTTACTCCGAGCGGTCGCGCTCCGGCAGGCGCGGCTGATTGCACAGTGGATGCTGAACGGTTTCATCCACGGCGTAATGAACACCGATAACATGGCAATTTCCGGAGAGACCATCGATTACGGTCCCTGCGCATTCATGGAAGCTTACACACCGCGCGCTGTATTCAGTTCGATTGACCGGCAAGGCCGCTACGCCTACGGCAACCAACCCGCCATCGCTCAATGGAATCTTGCGCGGTTCGCGGAAACGCTACTGCCTCTCATCGCTCCCGAGGATCCAGATCGCGCTGTGCCCGCAGCGACCGGAGTGCTTCAGATGTTTGTCGAGGGCTATGAATCCCATTGGTTGAGTGGTATGCGCGCGAAACTCGGGCTTCAGGAGGCCGCGGAGGGCGATCGAGAGCTGGCGAACGACTGGCTTACCCTGCTCGAAGCTCAGAACGTGGACTTCGTTCTTGCATGGCGGCGGCTTGGCGACGCGGCGGCCGGAAACGTGAAGTCTCTCGATGAACTCTTTCGTGACGGACGCACCCTCGGGGATTGGATCGACCGCTGGCGCATACGAGCCGCGCAGGAATCGATCGACGCGGAGGCCCGTAAAGAGGCCATGCACCGCGTCAACCCGCTCTACATTGCAAGAAATCACCGGGTGGAAGAAGCCCTGGCGGCGGCCTCGGATCGTAGTGATCTGAAACTGTTCGAACGCCTGCTCGAGGTTATCGCGAATCCTTTCGAAGAACGGCCGGAGCTGGAGATCTATGCGCAGCCGGCTTCTCCCGAGGTAACCGCCAGCTACAAGACGTTCTGCGGCACGTAG
- a CDS encoding molybdopterin biosynthesis protein, translating to MREQEQFLQVLGRDEAERRFRAAIDASPRGIESVILDAALGRVLAADVVSPVDVPSFDRSNVDGFAVVSDSTFGACEEVPHILQLSEETIHTGVVPHTVIRSGAAVSIATGGMVPRGADAVVMVEHAEVRGNALHVARAVTAGTGISFAGTDITAGETVLRLGQILTSRDTGVLAAIGVGRVDVWRKPVVAILSTGDEIIAPGEPMRPAKVFDSNAQILADAVRELGGEPLRLGITGDNLAELRERLHTAIGSADIVLLSGGTSKGAGDLSYRAVAELRDPGIVAHGVALKPGKPICLAATHGRPVVVLPGFPTSAIFTFHEFIAPVIREQAGRGSTRRPTVSARLAVKLNSEIGRTEYLLVGLVETTPTEDDPKSSVSLAAYPMGQGSGSVTTFSRADGFATIGRHEEIVEAGTLIDVQLLGKELQLADLVVIGSHCIGLDYLLGVLQQRGVRSKFLAVGSTAGLDAARRGECDVAGVHLLDPETDEYNLPFLNPSLELIPGYGRVQGVVFRQGDIRFEGKTAREAVTAVKRDPSCVMVNRNQGSGTRALIDRLLEGVKPAGYPVQPRNHNAVAAAVSQGRADWGVTLDMIAHNSGLGFLPLRDERYDFVVPKSHANRAGVAAFKNLLNEPSTREALARLGMKV from the coding sequence ATGCGTGAGCAGGAACAATTTCTGCAAGTGCTGGGTCGCGACGAAGCGGAGCGGCGTTTTCGCGCCGCGATCGACGCGTCACCGCGTGGGATCGAGAGCGTAATACTCGATGCGGCGCTTGGCCGCGTTCTGGCGGCCGACGTCGTCTCGCCCGTCGATGTTCCGTCGTTTGACCGCTCGAACGTGGACGGCTTCGCCGTTGTCTCCGACAGCACCTTCGGGGCGTGCGAGGAAGTTCCGCACATTTTGCAGCTCAGCGAGGAGACCATCCACACCGGGGTTGTGCCGCATACCGTCATCCGCAGCGGCGCGGCCGTTTCGATTGCCACGGGAGGAATGGTGCCGCGCGGCGCTGACGCCGTGGTCATGGTCGAACATGCGGAGGTGCGCGGCAACGCTTTGCATGTGGCGCGCGCGGTCACGGCAGGCACCGGTATATCGTTCGCGGGGACCGACATCACCGCAGGCGAAACGGTGCTTCGTCTCGGTCAGATATTGACCAGCCGCGATACCGGAGTGCTGGCCGCCATCGGCGTCGGCCGCGTCGACGTCTGGCGTAAACCGGTCGTGGCCATCCTCTCCACCGGCGACGAAATCATCGCTCCAGGCGAACCAATGCGGCCGGCGAAAGTATTCGACTCGAATGCACAGATTCTCGCCGATGCCGTTCGCGAGCTGGGCGGCGAGCCGCTGCGGCTGGGCATCACCGGCGATAATCTCGCGGAACTGCGCGAACGTCTTCATACAGCTATTGGATCCGCCGATATCGTGTTGCTCTCCGGAGGCACCAGCAAGGGGGCGGGCGACTTGTCGTATCGCGCCGTCGCTGAACTTCGAGATCCGGGCATCGTTGCCCACGGCGTCGCCCTCAAGCCCGGCAAACCCATTTGCCTGGCGGCCACTCATGGCCGGCCGGTTGTCGTGCTTCCCGGGTTTCCGACATCGGCGATCTTCACGTTTCACGAGTTTATTGCGCCGGTCATTCGAGAGCAGGCTGGGCGAGGTTCCACCAGGCGGCCCACGGTTTCGGCACGGCTGGCCGTCAAGCTCAACAGCGAGATCGGACGGACGGAATACCTGCTGGTGGGATTGGTCGAAACTACGCCAACGGAGGATGACCCGAAGTCCAGCGTGTCGCTCGCCGCATATCCGATGGGACAGGGCTCCGGAAGCGTTACAACTTTCAGCCGCGCCGATGGTTTCGCGACGATCGGCCGCCATGAAGAGATTGTCGAGGCGGGAACGCTCATCGATGTGCAGTTGCTCGGCAAGGAACTGCAATTAGCCGATCTGGTTGTCATCGGCAGCCACTGCATCGGTCTCGACTACCTGCTTGGCGTGCTGCAACAGCGCGGCGTGCGATCCAAGTTCCTCGCCGTGGGCAGCACCGCAGGGTTGGACGCTGCCAGGCGAGGCGAATGCGATGTTGCAGGCGTCCACCTGCTCGATCCGGAAACCGACGAGTACAACCTGCCTTTTTTAAATCCGAGCCTGGAGTTGATTCCCGGTTATGGCCGCGTTCAGGGCGTCGTCTTTCGTCAGGGTGACATACGCTTCGAGGGCAAGACGGCGCGAGAGGCGGTTACGGCGGTAAAGCGCGATCCGTCATGCGTGATGGTCAACCGCAATCAGGGGAGCGGCACACGAGCGCTCATCGATCGCCTGCTCGAAGGAGTAAAGCCCGCCGGATATCCTGTCCAGCCTCGAAATCACAACGCCGTTGCCGCCGCAGTCTCGCAAGGCCGGGCGGACTGGGGAGTCACGCTGGACATGATTGCGCACAATTCCGGCCTCGGCTTTCTGCCGCTGCGCGACGAGCGCTACGATTTCGTTGTGCCGAAATCGCACGCCAATCGCGCCGGAGTCGCAGCCTTCAAGAACCTCCTCAACGAGCCGTCGACGCGCGAAGCACTGGCCCGGCTCGGAATGAAGGTCTAG
- a CDS encoding Uma2 family endonuclease, translating to MAKISKKLFTVDDYHRMVAAGILREDDRVELIRGEVLQMSPIGPPHNGTILRASHGMWEIVKNRALVGVQGSIRLDMYSEPQPDLYLLRPVADFYTSRLAGPPDIFLIIEVADSSLEYDQDAMLLLYAQTGIPEYWISDIAGERVIAYSDLEAGVYRTVREFRRGEVLAPQLLPDCRIPIEILLP from the coding sequence ATGGCTAAAATCTCGAAGAAGCTTTTCACGGTTGACGACTACCACCGCATGGTGGCCGCCGGAATCTTGCGCGAAGACGATCGTGTCGAACTCATCCGCGGAGAAGTCCTCCAGATGAGTCCGATCGGTCCTCCGCACAATGGCACGATTTTGCGCGCCAGCCACGGCATGTGGGAAATCGTCAAAAACCGTGCCCTGGTGGGCGTCCAGGGATCCATTCGGCTCGACATGTATAGTGAACCCCAACCGGATCTGTATTTGTTGAGGCCGGTGGCCGACTTCTACACATCGCGCCTTGCCGGACCCCCAGATATCTTCTTGATCATCGAGGTCGCCGATTCCTCACTCGAATACGACCAGGACGCCATGCTGCTGCTCTACGCGCAGACCGGAATTCCGGAATACTGGATTTCGGACATAGCTGGCGAACGCGTCATCGCCTATTCGGATCTGGAGGCGGGGGTATATCGTACGGTTCGCGAATTTAGGCGGGGGGAAGTCCTGGCGCCTCAGCTTCTTCCAGACTGCCGTATTCCCATTGAGATTCTTCTGCCATAA
- a CDS encoding TonB-dependent receptor — protein sequence MSTFLVWLVLASSVLAQTPSNGGQITGVVKDPTQAQIPGSQVTLTNQQTAVTSTVLTDGQGAYQFPSLPPGMYVVKAEAKGFQASVSSPLKIDRGQTVHFDFTLTIAGTTQTVDVTAGTVENAYRVDNAAAGGPLGTTPILDLPYSVNVISRQLIDDTQSRNFKEAAKYLPLVSFQEMQGPEVLRPETRGLQGSNMQNDRKDGMGIAVTTPSALEEYEQLEVVNGLGGALFGPANPSGMFNFVTKRPTEERLGQIELGYEGSTVGTIHTDFGGRLGNNKTFGYRTNLLLADGNGYVTASQLRRQLAAGAGDIRLTDRTLIEGNYSYYNLYQHGYPGWFAYAPTTTPLSTPGSKSILLPLNAPDPARAGYGQSFSGVDLTSKIGELRLKHDFSSDWRLTVSALDQLSDRNINTAVNQFLDNSGNYKSYLANSFSSLAPRFHVDSDLLYLTGRFRTGPIQHDVVIGSTGYRFASYSPVSSPVKTALCTANGVCQANISSPLVDIVPPGGIFSYARTSPSTGIYGSSIIRQQGFSFTDSMTISPQWLVRLAASQDWTWTDSYSDTAATDFVRTSIRGGYVNQGVSPSASLMFKPRPDMTIYATFADSIQAPDVAAASSGATVIVNASQALPPYRSKQEELGYKLRFRSINFSADVFRLERPFANFVTGVTNPVCGAQSGTANCEIFQITGNQLNYGAETMLSGRVFERLMLTGGLTALRPRLTDTGIAATNSRDFVGTPDYKSNILAEYRMQGLSGVFLNFDWQHVGQRPIDDINSAYTPQYNVFDFGVRYTTAFLGKATTWRVTASNATNVHYWSTLGPGSITGQSTGSYLGHPGEPRLVTASMRYDF from the coding sequence ATGAGCACATTTCTCGTTTGGTTAGTGCTGGCATCCTCCGTCCTGGCGCAGACGCCATCCAATGGCGGACAAATCACAGGGGTAGTGAAAGATCCGACGCAGGCGCAGATTCCTGGCTCGCAGGTCACACTCACCAACCAGCAAACCGCAGTCACCTCCACCGTACTCACCGACGGCCAGGGTGCCTACCAGTTCCCGTCGCTACCGCCCGGCATGTACGTCGTAAAGGCGGAAGCCAAGGGCTTTCAGGCGAGCGTGAGTTCGCCGCTGAAGATCGATAGGGGCCAGACAGTCCATTTCGATTTCACTCTGACGATCGCTGGAACCACACAGACGGTGGACGTTACCGCGGGCACCGTGGAGAATGCGTATCGTGTCGACAATGCGGCTGCAGGTGGGCCGCTCGGAACAACTCCGATCCTCGATCTGCCCTATTCGGTCAACGTCATCTCGCGGCAATTGATCGATGACACGCAATCCAGAAATTTCAAAGAAGCCGCCAAGTATCTGCCCCTTGTCTCATTCCAGGAGATGCAGGGGCCGGAGGTTTTGCGTCCCGAGACTCGTGGACTGCAGGGCAGCAATATGCAGAATGACCGCAAAGACGGCATGGGAATTGCAGTCACCACGCCGTCGGCGCTTGAGGAATACGAACAGCTTGAAGTCGTGAACGGACTCGGCGGCGCCCTGTTCGGTCCAGCCAACCCCTCGGGCATGTTCAACTTCGTCACCAAACGTCCCACCGAAGAACGCCTGGGTCAAATCGAGCTGGGATACGAAGGCAGTACGGTCGGCACCATTCACACCGACTTTGGCGGCCGGCTGGGCAACAATAAAACGTTCGGATACCGGACGAATCTGCTGTTGGCGGACGGCAACGGCTACGTTACCGCCAGCCAGCTCCGCCGCCAGCTGGCGGCAGGCGCGGGCGATATACGCCTGACGGATCGAACGCTAATCGAAGGAAACTACAGTTACTACAACTTGTATCAGCACGGATATCCCGGCTGGTTCGCTTATGCACCCACCACGACACCGTTATCAACGCCCGGTTCAAAGAGTATCCTGCTGCCGCTCAATGCTCCGGACCCGGCTCGCGCAGGTTACGGGCAATCCTTCTCCGGCGTGGATCTGACGTCCAAGATCGGAGAGCTGAGGCTGAAGCACGACTTCAGCTCGGATTGGCGCCTCACGGTCAGCGCGCTCGACCAGCTTTCCGACCGCAACATCAATACGGCGGTCAACCAATTCCTCGACAACAGCGGAAACTACAAGAGCTACCTTGCAAACAGTTTTTCTTCGCTGGCGCCGCGATTTCATGTGGACAGCGACCTGTTATATCTCACGGGCCGGTTTCGAACCGGGCCCATTCAACACGATGTCGTCATCGGAAGCACCGGATATCGATTTGCGTCTTATTCACCCGTATCGAGTCCAGTGAAGACCGCGTTGTGCACAGCGAACGGAGTCTGCCAGGCGAACATATCCAGTCCGCTCGTCGATATCGTACCTCCGGGCGGCATCTTTTCTTATGCCAGAACCAGCCCTTCCACGGGGATATACGGATCGAGCATCATCCGGCAGCAAGGTTTCAGTTTCACCGACTCCATGACGATCAGCCCTCAATGGCTTGTACGGTTGGCTGCGAGCCAGGATTGGACGTGGACGGACAGCTACAGCGATACTGCAGCCACGGATTTTGTGAGAACGAGTATTCGCGGCGGTTATGTCAATCAAGGCGTCAGCCCATCCGCCAGCCTGATGTTCAAACCTCGGCCGGACATGACGATCTACGCCACCTTCGCAGACAGCATCCAGGCGCCGGACGTCGCCGCCGCGAGCAGCGGTGCCACGGTCATTGTCAATGCCAGCCAGGCCTTGCCGCCGTACCGGAGCAAGCAGGAAGAGCTCGGCTATAAACTCCGTTTTCGCAGCATTAACTTTTCAGCGGACGTGTTCCGGCTGGAGCGGCCATTCGCGAATTTCGTGACTGGTGTGACAAACCCCGTCTGCGGGGCGCAGTCGGGCACGGCGAATTGCGAGATTTTTCAGATTACCGGCAATCAACTGAATTACGGCGCGGAGACGATGCTTTCCGGGCGCGTGTTCGAAAGACTCATGCTCACGGGAGGCTTGACCGCGCTTCGTCCAAGGCTCACGGACACGGGCATCGCCGCAACCAACAGCAGGGACTTTGTAGGCACTCCCGATTACAAATCCAATATTCTTGCCGAGTACAGGATGCAGGGCCTCTCCGGAGTCTTTCTGAATTTCGACTGGCAACACGTCGGGCAGCGGCCGATCGACGACATCAATAGCGCCTATACGCCTCAATACAATGTTTTCGATTTCGGTGTCCGCTACACGACGGCTTTCCTTGGAAAAGCGACGACCTGGCGGGTGACGGCGAGCAATGCGACCAACGTGCACTACTGGTCGACGCTCGGTCCCGGAAGCATCACCGGGCAGAGCACCGGCAGTTATCTCGGACACCCTGGAGAGCCACGGCTGGTCACGGCTTCCATGCGGTACGACTTTTAA